The window TATTCCCTTATGTCGAGAACAACGTGGTACCTCGACGGGCTCACGCTTCTCACTACCCTGCCGAAGAAGGCCTTTTGGTACTCTTTCATGGCCTCCTTGACGGGATCCTGGTCCTTCTTTACCTCTACCTCAACGAAGAGGTGAATTACTCCACCTTTCTTTACCTTTTGCCTTGCCACCTCATAGGCTTCCCTGTGCTTTTCGGGCAAGGGGGATATCACCCTGTCCACCTCCTCCACGTCGTATACTCTCTTGAAGGCGTCACCGTACATTGGGATCACATTGTAGGTCCTGTTCAAGTTGACGTTTACCAACATAAAGTAATACGCGTACGGGTTTAGGTCCATGGAGTAGACTACTTCTGGGTCTCCTAGCTTTGCCGACAGGATCGAGAAAGGCCCAAACCCCGCAAAGAGGT of the Candidatus Aramenus sp. CH1 genome contains:
- a CDS encoding class I SAM-dependent methyltransferase family protein; translation: MKSTEVWKRIEIVGDIVIIGIPFGKSPEDLREYAEEIMREHKYVKSVWGRYRNTRGEYRLTDYYHIAGEKRSATIYKEHGCLYYLDFTKVFFSQTLSYEHLRVAKQAKKGEKVINLFAGFGPFSILSAKLGDPEVVYSMDLNPYAYYFMLVNVNLNRTYNVIPMYGDAFKRVYDVEEVDRVISPLPEKHREAYEVARQKVKKGGVIHLFVEVEVKKDQDPVKEAMKEYQKAFFGRVVRSVSPSRYHVVLDIRE